A stretch of Tripterygium wilfordii isolate XIE 37 chromosome 11, ASM1340144v1, whole genome shotgun sequence DNA encodes these proteins:
- the LOC120008891 gene encoding protein WALLS ARE THIN 1-like: MADTSGSGGSGGRMWCSMPEKFQLHAAMLALQFGYAGFHVVSRAALNMGISKLVFPVYRNVIALILLLPFAYFLEKKERPAITLNFLLQFFLLALVGITANQGFYLLGLDHTSPTFASAVQNSVPALTFLMAALLRIEKVRLDRKDGIAKVIGTICCVCGATVITLYKGPAIYSPAPQLHTILEPEPVPEPTFFASLGDAQGKSWTLGCVYLIGHCLSWSAWLVLQTPVLKKYPARLSVTSYTCFFGLIQFLIIAVFAERDLQAWIFHSGGEVFTILYAGVVASGIAFAVQIWCIDRGGPVFVAVYQPVQTLVVAIMASIALGEEFYLGGIIGAVLIIVGLYLVLWGKSAEKKFALERAAIQSIQEHGTIRTSAHVKASLAQPLLPPSTENV; encoded by the exons ATGGCTGATACGTCTGGTTCTGGTGGCTCCGGAGGGAGAATGTGGTGTTCCATGCCTGAGAAGTTTCAGCTTCATGCGGCCATGCTGGCCTTGCAGTTTGGTTATGCTGGTTTTCATGTTGTCTCTCGTGCTGCACTTAACATGGGCATTAGCAAGCTTGTGTTCCCTGTTTACAGAAACGTCATCGCACTAATTCTCCTTCTTCCATTCGCATATTTTCTGGAGAA GAAGGAAAGACCAGCAATTACTCTCAACTTTCTCCTTCAGTTCTTCCTCCTTGCACTTGTGGG AATAACAGCAAATCAAGGTTTCTACTTGCTGGGTTTGGACCACACCTCACCCACCTTTGCATCAGCAGTTCAAAACTCTGTCCCTGCCCTTACTTTTCTCATGGCAGCCCTTCTAAG gATAGAAAAAGTAAGGCTGGACAGAAAAGATGGGATAGCCAAAGTGATAGGAACAATCTGTTGTGTGTGTGGAGCAACTGTGATCACTTTATACAAAGGTCCAGCGATATATAGTCCAGCTCCACAACTACATACAATCCTCGAACCCGAACCCGTACCCGAACCAACCTTTTTTGCTTCTTTAGGAGATGCTCAAGGCAAGAGCTGGACCCTCGGGTGTGTCTATCTCATTGGTCATTGCTTGTCCTGGTCCGCTTGGCTCGTCTTGCAAACACCGGTTCTCAAGAAGTACCCGGCCCGGCTCTCCGTCACTTCTTACACATGTTTCTTTGGACTCATACAGTTTCTTATCATTGCTGTTTTCGCTGAAAGAGACCTCCAAGCTTGGATTTTCCACTCTGGCGGCGAAGTCTTTACCATACTCTACGCG GGAGTGGTGGCATCAGGGATTGCCTTCGCTGTACAGATATGGTGCATTGACAGAGGGGGCCCTGTCTTTGTTGCTGTGTATCAGCCTGTTCAGACTCTTGTTGTCGCTATTATGGCTTCCATTGCTTTAGGCGAAGAGTTCTACTTGGGAGG GATCATCGGTGCGGTGCTGATCATAGTGGGATTATACCTGGTCTTGTGGGGCAAAAGCGCTGAGAAAAAGTTCGCATTGGAAAGGGCGGCAATCCAGTCCATCCAGGAGCACGGTACCATCAGAACATCAGCCCACGTCAAGGCCTCTCTCGCTCAGCCACTCCTTCCTCCGTCAACGGAAAATGTTTGA